A part of Pantoea vagans genomic DNA contains:
- a CDS encoding fimbrial protein, which produces MQTLTRTSSCSTTKFFAHFVRCLIGQNGHFLETEYMMRPDFTTLLVGLFLTSFAGYGAVKNYDAEITSGKLHIHGKVIAGACIVTSDHADMHVDMGNFTLHAFRHSGDITTAARPFTVYLADCKSEISGGVNISFSGAANPLMPTLFQVASDDESAENIRQESEDSHVGLLISDTQGKQIRPDGAPVMVRQASGKDTEIHYIARYLASSLRVHPEELHSEVRLNIAYP; this is translated from the coding sequence ATGCAAACGCTGACGCGAACTTCATCATGCAGTACAACTAAGTTTTTCGCCCATTTTGTTCGATGCCTTATTGGGCAGAATGGGCATTTCTTAGAGACTGAATATATGATGCGTCCTGATTTTACCACCTTGCTCGTCGGATTATTTCTGACTTCCTTCGCCGGATATGGCGCTGTGAAAAATTACGATGCTGAAATAACAAGCGGGAAATTACACATCCACGGAAAGGTTATTGCCGGAGCATGTATTGTCACCTCAGACCATGCGGATATGCATGTTGATATGGGGAACTTTACGTTACACGCCTTCAGGCATTCGGGTGATATCACCACAGCAGCGCGGCCTTTTACGGTTTACTTAGCCGACTGTAAAAGTGAAATCAGTGGTGGCGTAAATATTTCCTTTTCAGGAGCGGCGAACCCGCTAATGCCGACCCTTTTTCAGGTGGCCTCTGATGATGAGAGTGCGGAAAACATCAGGCAGGAAAGTGAAGATAGTCATGTCGGATTATTAATCTCCGATACACAAGGGAAACAGATTAGACCCGATGGGGCACCCGTGATGGTGCGTCAGGCGAGTGGAAAGGATACGGAAATTCATTATATCGCACGTTATCTTGCCTCATCTTTACGTGTTCATCCTGAAGAACTGCATAGTGAAGTTCGTCTGAATATCGCGTACCCCTAA
- the fimD gene encoding outer membrane usher protein FimD: MPFFRYSALALFVALSGSAHAQDWFNPAFLTKEGNEVADLSRFENGSGQLPGVYRVDIWRNDEFVTTSPLRFVAIASQPQTGTAPAVVKSDGTGLQPCLTVAWLKRLGIHTENLMALTATDNQDQCIDFAKSFPGATSYYDFSSQRLTLTFPQAALRNSAEGYIPPEDWDEGINAALLNYTLTGSKGDRNSSYYLNLTSGLNIGAWRLRNNGAWNYADYADGYHQSQWQNISTFVERTIIPFKSELVLGDSNSSGDIYESLGFRGVRLYSSDAMYPNSQQGYAPAIRGIASGRSQITVRQNGYVIYQNVVQSGAFEINDLNATSSSGDLEVTIKNDAGSVQKFVVPYSTVPLLQREGRTKYDVVAGRYRSGLAGKEAPLFAQGTLARGLTNGTTLYGGSQIARNYFSILTGIGRNLGDWGAVSVDVTAARSQLTDGSTHNGQSVRFLYAKSLNHTGTTFQLLGYRYSTRGFYTLGETAWEAMNGYQNEWKDNGDGRGPQFEPVSYHNLLNSKKGRFQLSVSQQISDWGSLNLSATHQDYWNSNGSDEWYQAGFSSGWHGINYNLAYSLSRSKGMPETDRLISLNISIPFGRWLGHDMAEHEALNSMYATAQANRDQNGVTQMQTGVTGTLLQGNNLSYSVMQGHSNRNGNSGNLNVSWDGSDARASGGYSYSNGDHAMNWDISGGVIAHANGITLSQPLGDTNVLIKAPGAKGVRVENETGVTTDWRGYAVMPYASVYRSNRVALDVKSLDMHTELDDTVRDVVPTEGAIVRAEYNTHVGLRAIFSLIHDGHPVPFGASVTEKTTGASSIVGDSGEAYLTGVKQKGTLSVVWGSGSADNCTIPYQLPAESETLPVARMTLNCIAMVKNSK; the protein is encoded by the coding sequence ATGCCATTTTTTCGGTATTCAGCTCTTGCCCTGTTTGTCGCGCTCTCTGGTTCTGCTCATGCTCAGGACTGGTTTAACCCGGCCTTTCTGACGAAAGAAGGCAATGAAGTTGCCGATCTTTCTCGCTTCGAAAATGGCTCAGGGCAGCTTCCCGGCGTTTATCGCGTTGATATCTGGCGCAACGACGAATTTGTCACTACCAGTCCACTGCGCTTTGTCGCCATTGCTTCTCAGCCTCAGACCGGCACCGCGCCTGCAGTCGTAAAATCGGACGGTACAGGGCTGCAGCCTTGCCTGACAGTGGCATGGCTGAAACGGCTGGGCATTCATACTGAAAATCTGATGGCGTTAACGGCAACAGATAACCAGGATCAGTGCATAGATTTCGCTAAAAGCTTTCCGGGTGCTACCTCATATTATGATTTTTCATCGCAGCGCCTGACGCTGACGTTCCCTCAGGCTGCACTAAGAAACAGTGCAGAAGGTTATATTCCGCCAGAGGATTGGGATGAGGGTATCAATGCAGCGTTGCTGAATTACACGCTGACCGGCAGCAAAGGTGACAGAAACAGCAGTTATTATCTGAACCTGACCAGCGGTTTAAATATCGGAGCATGGCGGCTCAGAAACAACGGTGCCTGGAATTACGCCGATTATGCTGATGGCTACCATCAAAGTCAGTGGCAGAATATCTCTACCTTTGTTGAACGCACCATCATTCCATTTAAAAGCGAACTGGTTCTGGGCGACAGTAATAGCTCAGGTGATATCTACGAGAGTCTGGGTTTTCGTGGCGTCCGGCTCTACTCCTCAGATGCGATGTACCCCAACAGCCAACAAGGCTATGCGCCAGCGATTCGCGGTATCGCTTCCGGACGATCGCAGATTACGGTGCGGCAAAATGGCTACGTCATTTATCAGAATGTGGTGCAGTCTGGCGCATTTGAGATTAACGATCTGAATGCAACGTCTTCAAGTGGCGATCTTGAAGTTACGATAAAAAATGATGCTGGATCGGTACAGAAATTTGTTGTGCCATACTCCACGGTGCCACTACTTCAGCGTGAGGGACGCACTAAATATGATGTCGTTGCCGGTCGCTATCGCAGCGGCCTGGCGGGTAAAGAGGCGCCATTATTTGCACAGGGAACGCTGGCCAGAGGACTGACAAATGGCACCACGCTTTATGGCGGCAGCCAGATTGCCAGAAATTATTTCTCAATACTGACCGGAATTGGACGCAACCTCGGCGACTGGGGCGCGGTATCGGTTGATGTCACCGCAGCCCGCAGTCAGCTAACAGATGGAAGCACACACAACGGCCAGTCTGTTCGTTTCCTTTATGCCAAATCGCTTAATCATACCGGCACCACGTTTCAACTGCTGGGGTATCGCTATTCAACGCGCGGCTTCTACACGCTGGGTGAAACCGCATGGGAAGCGATGAACGGCTATCAGAATGAATGGAAAGATAATGGTGACGGGCGCGGTCCGCAGTTTGAACCTGTCAGTTACCACAATCTTCTGAATAGCAAGAAAGGGCGCTTCCAGCTTAGTGTTTCGCAGCAGATCAGTGATTGGGGATCGTTAAACCTGAGCGCCACACATCAGGATTACTGGAACAGTAATGGCAGTGATGAATGGTATCAGGCTGGCTTCTCCAGTGGCTGGCACGGAATTAATTATAATCTGGCCTATTCGCTCAGCCGCAGTAAGGGTATGCCAGAAACAGATCGGCTTATCTCACTGAACATTTCAATTCCATTTGGGCGCTGGCTGGGCCATGACATGGCCGAGCATGAAGCGCTTAACAGTATGTATGCGACAGCCCAGGCTAACCGCGATCAGAATGGGGTTACTCAAATGCAGACCGGTGTAACCGGTACTCTGCTGCAGGGAAATAACCTCAGCTACAGCGTCATGCAAGGCCACAGTAACCGGAACGGCAACAGTGGCAATTTGAATGTCAGCTGGGATGGATCAGATGCCAGGGCAAGCGGTGGCTACAGCTACAGTAATGGTGACCACGCAATGAACTGGGACATTTCAGGCGGCGTCATTGCCCATGCCAACGGTATTACACTCAGCCAGCCGCTTGGCGATACCAATGTGCTTATCAAAGCACCGGGTGCGAAAGGTGTGCGGGTAGAGAACGAAACCGGCGTCACCACCGACTGGCGTGGTTATGCAGTGATGCCTTATGCCTCCGTTTATCGTAGCAATCGTGTTGCTCTGGATGTGAAAAGCCTGGATATGCATACCGAACTCGACGACACCGTTCGTGATGTGGTGCCGACTGAAGGGGCCATTGTGCGGGCAGAATATAATACGCATGTCGGACTCAGGGCTATTTTCAGCCTGATACACGACGGCCATCCCGTGCCTTTTGGAGCCTCAGTGACAGAGAAAACAACAGGTGCATCCAGCATTGTGGGTGACAGCGGCGAAGCCTATCTGACTGGCGTGAAACAGAAAGGCACGCTCTCAGTGGTATGGGGCAGCGGTTCAGCGGATAACTGTACTATTCCTTATCAGCTACCCGCAGAAAGTGAAACATTACCTGTCGCACGCATGACACTTAACTGCATTGCCATGGTGAAAAACAGTAAATGA
- a CDS encoding fimbria/pilus periplasmic chaperone, giving the protein MLKKSLICAAMLAACVFNPAHAGGIAPGATRIIYPENDSQASLSVTNSDGHERYLIQAWVEDENGQRVKDFIVTPPLFAAAPKSENNLRIVYTGAALPKDREKVYWMNVKAIPAVNKDAVNEGNTLQLAVLSRMKLFMRPDGLPISEMESAKKIGFQERAGQLTIDNPTPYYQSLVNISVGNKKFENTMVSPFGHLTLSLPKGVSGNVRYQTINDYGAITAPQSSGIH; this is encoded by the coding sequence ATGCTGAAAAAATCATTAATCTGTGCGGCCATGCTGGCAGCCTGTGTATTTAACCCGGCTCATGCGGGCGGTATTGCGCCAGGTGCTACCCGAATTATTTACCCGGAAAATGACAGCCAGGCATCGTTATCTGTCACCAATAGTGATGGACATGAACGCTATCTTATTCAGGCGTGGGTAGAGGATGAAAATGGACAACGTGTAAAAGATTTCATTGTTACGCCGCCGCTGTTTGCCGCTGCACCTAAAAGTGAAAACAATCTGCGTATCGTTTATACCGGTGCGGCTCTGCCCAAAGACCGGGAAAAAGTGTACTGGATGAATGTGAAAGCGATCCCGGCGGTTAATAAAGACGCAGTGAATGAGGGGAATACTCTGCAGCTGGCTGTGTTGTCCAGAATGAAGCTTTTTATGCGACCGGATGGCTTACCGATTAGCGAAATGGAGTCGGCCAAAAAGATTGGGTTTCAGGAAAGAGCAGGGCAGCTGACCATTGATAACCCGACGCCATATTATCAATCGCTTGTGAATATCAGCGTGGGGAATAAGAAATTTGAAAACACAATGGTTTCTCCCTTCGGACATCTCACCCTTTCATTGCCAAAGGGTGTTTCCGGAAACGTTCGTTACCAGACCATAAATGATTATGGTGCTATCACTGCGCCACAAAGCAGCGGTATCCATTAA
- the fimA gene encoding type 1 fimbrial major subunit FimA, whose product MKMKKLAVIMSTAVAFFAGVAHADTPITVNGGTVHFKGKLVAAPCSVSTDTDNQEVKLGEYTTHHFKTAGVLGSIVPFQIKLEDCDISVAKTAAVAFSGRTDAQDPTLLAVDEDLSSSNSGTATNIGIQVLDNTSAVVKMDGSTFTDKTTLINGENILKFAAQYKSTGVATAGDANADANFIMQYN is encoded by the coding sequence ATGAAAATGAAAAAACTGGCTGTAATCATGAGCACCGCTGTGGCATTTTTTGCAGGTGTGGCGCATGCTGATACTCCAATCACAGTTAACGGCGGTACGGTCCATTTTAAAGGGAAACTGGTTGCAGCACCGTGCTCAGTCAGCACAGACACTGACAATCAGGAAGTTAAGCTGGGCGAATACACCACCCATCATTTCAAAACTGCCGGTGTACTTGGCTCGATTGTTCCTTTCCAGATCAAACTGGAAGATTGTGACATCTCTGTTGCTAAAACCGCTGCAGTGGCTTTCTCAGGTCGTACTGATGCTCAGGATCCAACCTTACTGGCTGTAGATGAGGATCTCTCATCCTCAAACAGCGGCACCGCAACAAATATTGGTATTCAGGTTCTGGATAATACCTCTGCCGTCGTTAAGATGGATGGTTCTACCTTTACGGATAAAACCACACTGATCAATGGTGAAAATATCCTGAAATTTGCGGCGCAATATAAATCAACTGGCGTAGCAACAGCAGGTGATGCAAACGCTGACGCGAACTTCATCATGCAGTACAACTAA